The genomic window GTGATAAATGTCCGCAGGAAGACCAAGTGAAGCATCCGAGCTGCGTTGGTAGGCACTGAGGATCAACTTACCCTTTTCTATTTGAAATTGGATTAATGACAAGCACGGTTGCTGATTACTCTCTTGATTCGTCGCTCCCAAAAACATTACGTAATTCTTACTACTTCGCTTCTCTTTGTTGATCTTAGCAATCAAGGCTGGCAACTGCTCAAAATAGGTCGGGTAAGAGTTCACAAGTATAGGGCCACAATAGTCCCACCAAGTGATTCCTACTTCTCTGTATGCCTCTGTCATTCGTTCTCCCGCCATAAATAGATTGAGCTCATCTTTGAGCTTCTTACGCGCCATAGGATGCCCCTCGAAGACCTCGAGCAGATCAATTGCTTTCAACGTTAATTTCTTATTTAAAAGGTATTTAATCGCCCCTTTCTTGTTCGTTTGAACTTTGCCATTTTTTAAAATGTAACTAAGTGTTTGGTGGTATTTATTCATTTTTATTTTATCTTTGCTACTTCTCACAGTAATTAAATATAATGCAGCAGCCCAACCGGAAGACTTATGTCCTCCAACTGGGCTTTAATGCTAAATTTTAATTACTGTGAGAAGTATTTTAATGTTGGGGGACTTTTTTCAAACCCGTCCCCAAAGGTTTATTACTCGTCTATTTCAATACTATTAATTGAGTGGTTAGGGTCTAATTTATTTAAAATCCAATCCAATCCTTTACCTCCTTTTGAAAGTGTATTTGCTTTCTTATTTTTTCCTAAAACGCTACTAATAGTTTCATCGGGGTTGCCAAAAGGAATACCAGTATGTAAGATTAAAGTATCATTAAACAATTCTTTGCATACTACATTTCCTAACTGGTCAATGCTGATAGCCCATGCATAAAACCATACGGATAATTCATTTAAACCGTTTTTAAACTTTCGTTTCCAAAGAGAAGCTACAATGCCCCAAGGAATTGCAAGCAATAGCAGACTATCAAATAATACAATTGCTACAATTACTAATACGATTGATAAGGTAAAATTCTTCATTTTTTATAACTTTTCTCGATGTATTCTTCGATATAATTTATGACACTTCCGAGAAGCTCCGCACTCACATAGGCGTTAGGCTTCCTTGCCTGCAAGTTTCTTAAGGCCGATTTCCACCAACCCAAAACCAGAAAATTTTGCGACGGTGCGAAAAAGTCTGAAATAGCTTTCTTAACGGCATCTGGCACTTCCAGTATCACAAGCTTTGCGCCTTGCATGTCAGAAAATTTTTGACCATCAATTCTCCGTTGTGGATATAGAATTGATTGATAAATTGAATTTAACGTTTCCGTAGGAATATTTTCCTTATTTTCTAGAGGAGCTGCATTGTACAACTCTATTTGCTCGATGTATTCTTCTCTTGTCATCTTATCGGTTTATTTCGGTTATAATTAAATGTGTGTAATTCTGGTCAGAAGCCCATGTTTTCAATGTGCCTCGGCTACCTAATCCACTTGCTGTTCTATTGATGTCGTGTGCCCCATTTACATAAGTAACGCCGTTGTATGTTCTTGCAGTCAACTCAAATTGTAATGTGAAAGGTTTTGATTTATCAAGGGACAAATTGCCAATGAAATCCAAAATCATTTGGTGATTTAAGGCGTGAATCGCATTGGCCGAATTAGACATCACACCACCATCATATCCGGTATTACCGAGATTATGCCAAGTACCGTTCACCTTTGCGTTAACATTCACATATAAGCCTCCCCAACTATTAGTGTTATCGCGAGTCGGCACATAGATATCCAACCTAACTTGCTTGTTAGGCTGGACTGTTATTTCTGGAAAGAGGTTAAGAAGCGCAGCATTTCCATCACCAAACGTTTTGGATGTTTTGAATGTTTGCACGTAAGTTTTTCCTGACCCCTCGCCGTCAGCCCCACCTTTTTTAAAAAGTTTTGATAATTCAATCATCAAATCGTTTCTGTCACCCGAAAAAGCAACACCATTTATGGCTGTCACTTGATCGACAAAAAGCATTATAGCCTCCTTTTCTTCTTGGTTGGTAGGTGTCTTACTAATCAAGACTCCTTTTTCATTTCTCGGATGTTTCTGAATAAATACATCCGTTGCAATTATATGCTCAATTTCATCATTATCAGTTTTGATAAGAATATTCCCTGTTGTTGTTTCTATTTTCATAATTATAATCCTTTAAACATTATATAAGCCAGTGCGTAATATGGTGGTCGGTTGTCCTTTGGGCTGCCTGTAAATACGTGATTGTGCGAATTAGTAACTATTTTATTACTACCAGCAGCGTTAATCGATTCTAAGTTTTCTGCTATTTCACCTCGTCCAGAACCGACAAGTAATCTTCCAGAAGTCGCAGACCCTAATGAACTTCCTGTTTTTCCCCACCCATCTCTTGAAACTGTTAAAGAAATAGATTTGTTATTTATAGTCCCGGAAGGTGTTATATTATTACTGCCACCCTTTTTACCAACCGCATTATACTCGGTATTTGTGGGGTCCAATCCAACCACAAAACGACCTCTTAAATTTGGAGTTCCATTAGTTCCGTTACACAATACCCAACCTTGTGGGATATTAGCAATCGCACCGCTCCACATACTTATCAAACCTATTGGCATGGACATTTGAGTAAGTGGCGTAAACCGCTTTAGTAAATTGAAATTAAAGGACTCTAAGCCACCCGTTCCGCATTTAGCATACCGACTAACATATGCTCGTTTTTGGTCTAAATTACCATCGTTATCATTATCTTGGTTGTACGCAACTTCTTGTACATCTTCGTAGATACTTACGGTATTATTAAAAGTGCCACCCCGAAAAGGTAAAAGCTCCCCATTATACACAATAGAACCCTCTGTAACATTCCCTGCAACAACTTGTACACCTTCCAAAATGAAAGTATCGCCCCCTAATGCGGTTAATGCCTTAATTGCCTTCCCGTAGGCATCTTGCAAAAAATTAAACGTTGTAGTGGTTACTGGGAAACCACCGCTATATAATTCTACTCTATCCATTTTATATTATATGTTTTTGATGCGAGTTTATACGCATTGATTAATGTTCTCATATCACTTAAAAATCCTTCCAAAGCAATCGGCGATGCTGGTTTTAATTCAATAGGAACAAATACTAAAAAATCATCCTGACCGCCTATTAAATCTTCATCACTGTATATATATTGCGTGTCGATATAAACAGGTAATTGCTCTTCGGGTGTGTACACATAAAGGGCTTGTAAAAAAATACCATTTTCGATATAAATTCGCTTTAACTCAGTATCAAAAGCATCATTTAATACCTTTTGTAAATAACAGACTTGTGAGTTATGGCTCAACTTGTAATTAACTCGTTTACGAAACTTTAAAAAATCACTGTACAGTTCTTTTATAGGTGCAATGAGTACCTGCAACCATGTAAAGAGCTTAACCTTTCTTAAAAAAGTAGGCAAGAGCCAAACAACAAGTTTGTTGTAATCTATTATGTATATCCTATCAAAGTTCACGAGGCACGTAATTTATTACGGTGTTATCTAAATCTAAACGCATATAGCCAGCTCTTGCGATATAAGTCTCGTCAATTTCGGCATAGTCAAAGTCTCCATATTTAGAGTATGCTTCTCGTATTTTTGGAATTTTAACACCCTCAACATTCTGCAAGTAATCTGTTAGCTTGGTTAATATCAGTTCGCCGTTAAATTCAAGGGTGTATAAAAACGTATTGATTGCTTGTATTACTGGTGTGTTATCTGTACCATCTTTTCGGCTTCCATCTTGCCAAAGTATTTGCGGGTCGTATTGTATTTCTAAAACGAGCTTTAAATCGTCGTGAGGTAGTGATATATATTGTATGTATGTACCAGCATCGGCAACCAAGAACATATATGCTTTAAAGGCTTCCATTTCGGGAGCTTCTAATGGGACTAATTGAGTGTTTTCTTCTTTAGCGAGTTTTAACTCTAAAAAACCATGCCCATTTATAATTTTACGTATAACGGCAACATGCTTTATGATTTTACTTTGCTCAATATCTGCTACCACCAAATCCGTATTATCGTAATAATCGGTTTGAGGTACTAAAGCATGCCCATATTGAAACTCTAAAGCCTTTTTTTTGTACCAAAGAAAATTATGTATTTCGTTAGCCGCTATACGCTGGTCTACCTCGGTTTCATAAATATCAAAAAGATTTTCTAATGACCATATAGCAAAAGCAACAATATACACCCATAGTCGCCATATAGCCACTTTGGAGATACTTGTAAGACTTGATAAAGTACGTTGCTCATCCGTAGTTAAAACCTCTAAGGCAGAAAGCTCTGCGGTTTCCGTTTTCTTATCTAAAATGAGTTGCTGTATGGTGTTTAAATCCCTTGCCATTTGATGTGCTTATTTTAAAATTCCCAGTTTTGATTTAATGCTTCATTTTTAAATTCTATACCATTTAATAGCCATGCTTCCGCCTGTACAGAGGTAAGTATAATGCCATCATCTACGATATTAAATAAGGCTAAAACATCGATGTAATTCGGTTTAC from Formosa sp. Hel1_33_131 includes these protein-coding regions:
- a CDS encoding phage tail protein; translation: MDRVELYSGGFPVTTTTFNFLQDAYGKAIKALTALGGDTFILEGVQVVAGNVTEGSIVYNGELLPFRGGTFNNTVSIYEDVQEVAYNQDNDNDGNLDQKRAYVSRYAKCGTGGLESFNFNLLKRFTPLTQMSMPIGLISMWSGAIANIPQGWVLCNGTNGTPNLRGRFVVGLDPTNTEYNAVGKKGGSNNITPSGTINNKSISLTVSRDGWGKTGSSLGSATSGRLLVGSGRGEIAENLESINAAGSNKIVTNSHNHVFTGSPKDNRPPYYALAYIMFKGL
- a CDS encoding thymidylate synthase; translated protein: MNKYHQTLSYILKNGKVQTNKKGAIKYLLNKKLTLKAIDLLEVFEGHPMARKKLKDELNLFMAGERMTEAYREVGITWWDYCGPILVNSYPTYFEQLPALIAKINKEKRSSKNYVMFLGATNQESNQQPCLSLIQFQIEKGKLILSAYQRSSDASLGLPADIYHLYLISKQIELPLKSITLFLGNVHIYENNIKGTKQLLKGNSIKFNLNV